In Hydractinia symbiolongicarpus strain clone_291-10 chromosome 4, HSymV2.1, whole genome shotgun sequence, the following proteins share a genomic window:
- the LOC130641429 gene encoding uncharacterized protein LOC130641429 produces the protein MQSNCFKLVFLLQFFLWQFSHGRSDLEDFKKFKDNGLLTLSQIAVDMSNAGVLGAIPSIKEKLTQLAVVVDEVEKEIELSEKDERDKDLIGNIYDILSGLEVLTNGIHRGSWQELVLGGLEIAVPLATMADLNDPLTEVILSLVSSVFDTFGGSTGGEIKTERMIQRIILFALDRANATQLDLDVSSTKRLYSSLSNNILQLRDGGSINKNQAMEFFNQAFEEMAIFGKVEEVISSSCYIGDITKYEDENELNEQTEKCLEFLNLYSSLSIIRQLLITDMASLVGEAGLNSTALYLLKLVRKKQEINKNILNFIVDPINFIGERYAVSYFYASPERWPTLKAYIHRLDVMTNGKYLRAHVIVCSKQQLQGECFQMMMGKYTTNDLMGWRSSISSIYIGGNLKVTGFDQDKFKGTTFGPFIGPTVIGTIPGRNEWESMYVLATKKDASRYLRVCEEKNLRQKSPCDMLPMGLYKRLDDVHNNDWSSRINSISIPANMKVTAYDDFNFQGSMFGPLQGPDTIGKLCHSGEWKSLKLERTTKKPSEMIRICREENFDGYCDLLEEGNFQNLSSIHGCSWNTAATKLKSMRIPAGLRVYLWSEDNYDGLPLGPYTGPSLVRLVDGAETQRVIRSLKIKQLY, from the exons ATGCAATCCAATTGTTTCAAACTGGTGtttcttttacaattttttttgtggcaATTTTCGCATGGTCGAAGTGATTTAGAAGATTTTAAGAAGTTTAAAGACAATGGATTGCTTACATTGTCACAG ATTGCAGTGGACATGTCGAATGCAGGCGTACTAGGAGCTATACCATCGATTAAAGAAAAGTTGACTCAGTTAGCCGTGGTTGTAGATGaagttgaaaaagaaattgaattaTCGGAGAAAGATGAGCGAGACAAAGATTTAATTG GGAATATTTACGATATATTATCTGGACTAGAAGTTTTAACAAATGGAATTCACAGAGGCAGCTGGCAAGAATTAGTGTTAGGAGGTCTAGAAATTGCAGTTCCATTAGCAACAATGGCAGATTTAAATGATCCTTTAACAGAAGTAATTCTATCACTCGTATCCTCCGTGTTTGACACTTTCGGCGGTAGCACAG GAGGAGAAATCAAAACGGAACGAATGATCCAACGCATTATTCTATTTGCATTAGACCGTGCTAACGCAACTCAACTAGACTTGGATGTTTCAAGCACAAAAAGATTATACAGTTCATTAAGTAATAATATCTTGCAGCTCCGAGATGGAGGGAGTATTAATAAAAACCAGGCAATGGAGTTTTTCAATCAAGCATTTGAG GAAATGGCTATCTTTGGAAAAGTGGAAGAAGTCATCTCATCCTCATGTTACATTGGTGACATCACTAAATACGAAGATGAAAATGAACTAAACGaacaaacagaaaaatgttTAGAATTTTTAAACCTATACAGTAGTTTGAGTATTATCCGCCAACTTTTGATCACTGATATGGCTAGTTTAGTTGGCGAGGCTGGTTTAAACAGTACTGCTTTATATTTATTGAAGTTAGTGAGAAAGAAAcaagaaattaacaaaaacatctTGAACTTTATTGTTGACCCTATTAATTTCAT AGGTGAAAGATACGCAGTCAGTTATTTTTATGCAAGTCCAGAAAGATGGCCAACTTTGAAAGCGTACATCCATCGACTGGATGTGATGACGAACGGCAAATACCTTCGCGCGCATGTGATTGTGTGTTCGAAGCAGCAGCTTCAAGGAGAATGTTTCCAAATGATGATGGGGAAATACACAACAAATGATTTGATGGGATGGAGGAGTTCGATTAGTTCTATATACATTGGAG GCAATCTCAAAGTCACAGGTTTTGATCAAGATAAATTCAAAGGTACAACATTTGGTCCCTTTATTGGTCCTACTGTGATTGGGACTATTCCAGGAAGAAATGAATGGGAGTCAATGTACGTCTTGGCAACAAAGAAAGATGCTAGTCGCTATTTGAGAGTATGCGAAGAAAAGAATTTGAGACAA AAAAGTCCATGTGATATGTTACCTATGGGACTGTATAAAAGACTCGATGATGTTCACA ATAACGACTGGAGCAGCAGAATAAATTCCATTTCTATTCCTGCAAACATGAAAGTTACAGCCTATGATGATTTTAACTTTCAAGGAAGCATGTTTGGTCCGCTTCAAGGGCCAGACACCATCGGGAAATTATGTCATAGCGGAGAATGGAAATCGTTAAAGCTAGAAAGGACGACAAAAAAGCCATCGGAGATGATCAGAATATGCAGAGAAGAAAATTTTGATGGATATTGTGATTTACTGGAGGAAGGG AACTTTCAAAATTTATCCTCCATTCACGGTTGTTCCTGGAATACAGCTGCAACGAAACTGAAGAGCATGCGAATACCAGCTGGTCTAAGAGTTTACTTATGGAGTGAAGACAACTATGATGGGCTTCCATTAGGACCTTACACTGGACCGTCATTAGTTCGACTAGTCGATGGAGCAGAGACACAACGAGTAATTCGCTCgcttaaaataaaacaactttacTAA